One window of Caldilineales bacterium genomic DNA carries:
- a CDS encoding sugar ABC transporter permease: MQTTLAGHSALAAPQPQQAGVRRRFRDNLTIFLFLLPAFVLFLAFVIYPILQSVYYSLFDWKGLGAATNFIGLNNYLNILRDQVFLRSVRNGFLLVGLSLVLQLPLALALALMVGRDLPGRAFFRIIFFLPYVFSEVITAIMWLSLYNPDPDRGFINSLLVRIPGVEPVAWLGDTSIVLAAVFVVLTWKYFGLYMLLFMAGLQNIPAEIEEAARIDGANGGQLLTRITLPLLSGTILTCVYLSVVGSLQQFALIWVMTKGGPVNASEVMATYMYRFGFVRFWFGYGCAVAIVMFLICLTFSLIYQRLVQRSDYLANA, translated from the coding sequence ATGCAAACGACTCTAGCTGGCCACAGCGCCCTGGCCGCGCCGCAACCACAACAAGCGGGCGTCAGGCGCCGCTTCCGGGACAATCTGACCATCTTCCTGTTCCTCTTGCCTGCATTCGTACTTTTCCTTGCCTTTGTCATCTATCCGATCCTGCAATCGGTTTACTATAGCTTGTTCGACTGGAAAGGCCTGGGGGCAGCGACGAATTTCATCGGCCTGAACAATTACCTGAACATCTTACGCGACCAGGTTTTCCTCCGGTCGGTGCGGAACGGGTTCTTACTCGTGGGGTTATCTCTCGTACTGCAGCTGCCATTGGCGCTGGCGCTGGCGCTGATGGTGGGCCGCGATTTGCCGGGGCGTGCTTTCTTCCGCATCATCTTTTTCTTGCCATACGTCTTTTCCGAGGTCATCACGGCCATCATGTGGCTGAGTCTCTATAACCCCGACCCTGACCGAGGCTTCATCAATTCGCTCTTGGTTCGCATTCCAGGCGTCGAACCCGTCGCCTGGTTAGGCGACACCAGCATCGTCCTGGCAGCCGTCTTCGTCGTGCTGACCTGGAAATACTTTGGCTTGTACATGCTGTTGTTCATGGCCGGCCTGCAAAACATCCCGGCGGAAATCGAAGAGGCTGCTCGCATCGATGGCGCCAATGGAGGCCAGTTGCTGACCCGCATCACCTTGCCGTTGCTGAGTGGCACCATCCTCACCTGCGTTTACCTCTCCGTGGTAGGCTCGTTGCAGCAATTCGCCCTGATTTGGGTGATGACCAAGGGCGGGCCGGTCAATGCCAGTGAAGTCATGGCGACCTATATGTATCGCTTCGGCTTCGTGCGATTCTGGTTTGGTTATGGTTGCGCCGTGGCCATTGTCATGTTTTTGATTTGCCTGACTTTCTCGCTCATCTACCAGCGCCTGGTGCAACGTTCAGATTATCTCGCCAATGCCTGA
- a CDS encoding xylanase, whose amino-acid sequence MLALVLSFALSGCIPPQGAPASPTPYPPTVAPTPAGAFTSGQYRNLFQEMLHKSDAEVQAKLGAAWEQLFYGNDDTERVYYPVGADMAYIMDIGNADVRSEGMSYGMMIAVQLDKKEEFDRLWKWTKTYMYQQDGPYQGYFAWHCQPSGEQIHGNPASDGEEWFVMALLFASARWGNGEGLFDYSAEAQAILDAMLHKEEQKSDLATNMFDAATKQVVFVPTIGKNSSFTDPSYHLPAYYELWARWADKDNDFWQQAAHTSREFFKQAAHPQTGLMPDYAQFDGAPTGGEHEDFRFDAFRAGANVAVDYAWFAADPWQIEQSNRLLEFFYGQGIDSYVNQYTLDGKPLSSDRSTGLVAMNAVAALAATTSKAPEFVQALWDAPIPSGRWRYYDGMLYMLALLHVSGNFRIYSPQGN is encoded by the coding sequence TTGCTCGCGCTCGTTCTGTCATTTGCGCTGTCAGGCTGCATCCCCCCACAAGGTGCGCCGGCCTCCCCCACCCCTTATCCGCCGACCGTTGCACCGACGCCGGCAGGCGCGTTCACTTCGGGCCAGTACCGCAACTTGTTCCAAGAGATGTTGCACAAGAGCGACGCTGAAGTCCAGGCCAAGCTCGGCGCCGCCTGGGAGCAGCTGTTCTACGGAAATGACGATACAGAGCGCGTCTACTACCCCGTCGGCGCGGACATGGCCTATATCATGGACATAGGCAACGCCGACGTGCGCTCAGAGGGAATGTCCTACGGTATGATGATCGCGGTGCAATTGGACAAAAAGGAGGAATTCGACCGCCTCTGGAAGTGGACCAAAACCTACATGTATCAACAAGACGGGCCCTATCAAGGCTATTTTGCCTGGCATTGCCAGCCGAGCGGCGAGCAAATCCACGGCAACCCGGCCTCAGACGGCGAGGAATGGTTTGTGATGGCGCTATTGTTTGCATCGGCGCGCTGGGGCAACGGCGAAGGCCTATTCGACTACAGCGCCGAGGCGCAGGCCATCCTCGACGCCATGCTGCACAAAGAAGAGCAGAAGAGCGATCTGGCGACGAACATGTTCGATGCTGCGACCAAACAGGTCGTGTTCGTCCCCACCATCGGCAAGAATTCGAGCTTCACAGATCCATCCTACCATCTGCCGGCCTACTATGAGTTGTGGGCGCGCTGGGCCGACAAGGATAACGATTTCTGGCAACAGGCGGCCCATACCAGCCGCGAGTTCTTCAAGCAAGCCGCCCATCCTCAGACGGGCTTGATGCCTGATTATGCCCAATTCGATGGTGCGCCGACGGGCGGCGAGCATGAGGACTTTCGGTTCGACGCCTTTCGCGCCGGCGCCAATGTAGCCGTCGATTATGCCTGGTTTGCCGCCGACCCCTGGCAGATCGAGCAAAGTAACCGCCTGCTCGAATTCTTCTATGGTCAGGGCATCGATAGCTATGTCAACCAGTACACGCTCGACGGCAAGCCGCTCTCCTCGGATCGCTCGACCGGCCTGGTGGCGATGAACGCTGTCGCCGCCCTGGCTGCCACGACTAGCAAGGCGCCCGAATTTGTGCAGGCGCTTTGGGATGCACCGATCCCATCCGGCAGATGGCGTTACTACGATGGGATGTTGTACATGTTGGCATTGCTGCACGTTAGCGGCAATTTTCGCATTTACTCGCCTCAAGGAAACTAG
- a CDS encoding AAA family ATPase: MASVLQVRLFGSIDVCMGERSLLKPPTLKSQSLLAYLLVHRRQPHPRERLADLFWGERPEEKAHHSLATALWHIRRCLGDGVIVSDLHTVFLAPEVDCWLDSDAFADLAARRDLDAAQEAVSLYRGDFLDGFYDDWVISERYRLEALYTEALARLMTGREVQGDFEAALAAAGRLLACDPLREDAHRLAMRTFAALGRRGAALEQYRRCQNVLRKELGADPMPETTALAEAIRSDRLGESVGTATTPLQSEPPVPLTGGRDPFDALTRGRLVGREQEWTRLRARWVEAKAGRGLPVFIRGEAGRGKTRLMEDFSQWVRWQGGRVLWGRCFEFERVLPYQPVAEALHSLLPSLAADEAATLSAWTLIEVERLAPEIGELRPRAWPAPGGANDADPQHLFEGVARFLSELSGHGPILIVLEDLHWATGPTLDMVHHLAQRLNGRPALLAITFRPEALASDHPLNAMSRRLSREGKAEVLTLAPLALQDVERFVNEMSGRGEEARSLAGWLYRETEGNPFFLMQVIKALFEAGVLRMEGSVWQGELTQAIRARLPLPATMGEAILARARRVPETTQEALSVAAVLGREFDFDLLAAIWGQGEEATLAAVEDLLRHRLIEEGTGPLGRDYAFTHHKIQEVLYAELPQQRRRRIHGRVGEGMEHVYATQAEALAGELAFHFEQGRGHDPALTAKALRYLWLAGDRARTLYASQEAIDYYQRALAIAQGVGDDEAAAHTLLRLGQTHHSVFAFEAARQVYDEGFALWQKAEAIRVRALTLPPAPHPFRLLYVYHPLSVDPILGDASVTHHVFSGLVEESPEMEVIPDAAWRWEALDGGRRYLFHLRSDAAWTDGAPVTAKDFEYAWKRVLSQRDSPAARFLYDIANAQDLHEGRLQDSEQVGVKAVDDLTLAVTLAQPAAYFLHLLALPAAFPIPRHVVEQWGDAWTQPEHIASNGAFQLLSWRRGDKIVLTRNPGFSRRFTGNLQEIHLLLNSEALADWRLGLAMYKASEIDAVMIGNLPQAALVEVERRFRQERKVFPVYYTVASGFDVRRPPFDDVRVREAFARALDVIPVRAAQGKDHWAIDRGGWIPARMPGHRPGVGLPYDLDRARQLLAEAGYPDGRGFPPIRFRTFYTPEAEQTVPAWVGQWRDNLGIDITAEVVARSEYLAGLAVDRPHVFGLSWWGNYPDPDDWLRQAMAQVRRFTGWQNPTYDRLVEEARREFDHAARMRLYHQAEDLLLHEASVAPMFYPHIPMLVKPWVKHYATAPMQGEQGWKAIVIEEH; encoded by the coding sequence ATGGCGTCTGTTCTACAAGTCCGTCTGTTCGGGTCGATAGACGTGTGCATGGGCGAGCGCAGCCTGCTCAAGCCACCCACACTCAAGTCTCAGTCATTGCTGGCCTATCTCCTGGTCCATCGTCGGCAGCCCCATCCCCGCGAACGCCTGGCCGATCTCTTTTGGGGTGAGAGGCCAGAAGAGAAGGCTCATCACTCGCTGGCCACGGCGCTATGGCATATCCGCCGTTGCCTGGGCGACGGTGTGATCGTCAGCGATTTGCACACGGTTTTCCTCGCTCCCGAGGTCGATTGCTGGCTCGACAGCGATGCCTTTGCGGATCTGGCGGCGCGTAGAGACCTAGACGCTGCACAAGAGGCTGTGAGTCTCTATCGCGGCGACTTTCTGGACGGCTTTTACGATGACTGGGTGATCTCGGAGCGATACCGGCTGGAGGCGCTCTATACCGAGGCGCTGGCGCGGCTGATGACTGGTCGCGAAGTGCAGGGCGATTTCGAGGCGGCGCTGGCCGCGGCCGGGCGCTTGCTGGCCTGCGACCCACTGCGCGAGGATGCCCACCGGCTGGCCATGCGGACGTTCGCGGCCTTGGGCCGGCGCGGCGCGGCGCTGGAACAGTACCGCCGCTGCCAAAATGTTTTGCGGAAAGAACTCGGCGCAGATCCGATGCCCGAAACCACCGCCCTCGCCGAAGCGATCCGGTCGGACCGCTTGGGTGAGAGCGTTGGCACGGCGACCACGCCCCTGCAATCCGAGCCACCTGTCCCGCTTACGGGCGGACGCGACCCATTCGACGCCTTGACAAGGGGCAGACTGGTGGGGCGCGAGCAGGAATGGACGCGATTGCGGGCGCGCTGGGTTGAGGCAAAGGCCGGACGCGGGTTACCGGTGTTCATCCGCGGCGAGGCCGGACGGGGGAAGACGCGGCTCATGGAGGATTTCAGCCAGTGGGTGCGGTGGCAGGGCGGCCGCGTCCTTTGGGGACGTTGCTTCGAGTTCGAGCGGGTGCTGCCCTATCAACCCGTGGCCGAGGCCTTGCACTCGCTGTTGCCGTCGCTGGCTGCCGACGAAGCGGCAACCCTTTCTGCCTGGACCCTGATCGAGGTCGAGCGGCTGGCGCCGGAGATCGGCGAGTTACGCCCGCGCGCCTGGCCCGCCCCCGGCGGCGCCAATGATGCCGACCCTCAGCATCTGTTCGAAGGCGTAGCCAGATTCCTGTCCGAGCTTTCCGGACACGGGCCGATTTTGATCGTCTTGGAGGATTTGCATTGGGCCACAGGGCCGACGTTGGATATGGTGCATCATTTGGCCCAACGCCTGAACGGACGACCGGCGCTGCTGGCGATCACTTTTCGGCCCGAAGCGCTGGCATCGGATCACCCCCTCAACGCCATGAGCCGTCGGTTAAGTCGCGAAGGTAAGGCAGAGGTGCTGACGTTGGCGCCGTTGGCGCTACAGGACGTAGAGCGATTCGTGAACGAGATGTCGGGCAGGGGAGAGGAGGCGCGGTCGCTGGCAGGATGGTTGTACCGGGAGACCGAAGGCAACCCGTTCTTCCTGATGCAGGTAATCAAAGCGTTGTTCGAAGCGGGAGTGCTGCGGATGGAAGGAAGCGTCTGGCAGGGTGAGCTGACTCAAGCGATCAGGGCCAGGCTGCCTCTGCCCGCCACGATGGGCGAGGCGATCCTCGCGCGCGCTCGTCGTGTGCCAGAGACGACGCAAGAGGCCCTGAGTGTGGCGGCAGTATTGGGGCGCGAGTTCGATTTCGACCTGTTGGCGGCGATCTGGGGCCAAGGTGAGGAGGCGACGCTGGCGGCGGTCGAGGATCTGTTGCGTCACCGGCTGATCGAGGAAGGGACGGGACCGTTGGGACGAGACTATGCCTTCACTCACCACAAAATCCAGGAAGTTCTTTATGCTGAACTGCCGCAACAGAGGCGGCGACGTATCCACGGTCGAGTGGGCGAGGGCATGGAACACGTCTATGCCACCCAAGCCGAGGCGCTGGCGGGCGAGCTGGCTTTTCACTTCGAGCAAGGCCGCGGGCACGACCCCGCGCTGACGGCAAAGGCCCTGCGCTATCTATGGTTGGCGGGCGACCGGGCGCGCACGTTGTACGCCAGCCAGGAGGCAATCGACTATTATCAGCGCGCGCTGGCGATAGCGCAGGGGGTGGGTGATGATGAAGCCGCCGCACATACGCTTCTCAGGCTGGGACAGACCCATCATAGCGTCTTTGCCTTCGAGGCGGCGCGGCAAGTCTACGACGAAGGCTTTGCCCTCTGGCAGAAGGCAGAGGCGATCAGGGTACGCGCCCTGACCCTGCCGCCTGCCCCTCATCCCTTCCGCTTGCTTTATGTCTATCACCCACTCAGCGTCGATCCCATTCTAGGCGATGCCAGCGTCACCCATCACGTCTTTAGCGGGCTGGTGGAGGAAAGCCCGGAAATGGAGGTCATCCCAGACGCAGCCTGGCGCTGGGAAGCCCTGGACGGCGGCCGGCGATACCTCTTCCATCTGCGGTCAGACGCTGCCTGGACGGACGGCGCCCCTGTCACGGCGAAGGATTTCGAGTATGCCTGGAAACGGGTGTTGTCACAAAGGGATTCGCCCGCAGCCCGCTTCTTGTACGACATCGCCAACGCCCAGGATCTGCACGAAGGACGGCTTCAGGATTCGGAGCAGGTGGGTGTGAAAGCGGTAGATGATCTCACCCTGGCCGTGACTCTGGCCCAACCCGCTGCCTATTTCCTGCATCTGTTGGCCTTGCCGGCCGCTTTCCCCATTCCCCGTCACGTGGTGGAACAGTGGGGCGATGCCTGGACGCAACCGGAGCACATCGCCAGCAACGGCGCCTTTCAATTGCTGAGCTGGCGGCGTGGAGACAAAATCGTGCTCACCCGCAACCCTGGCTTTAGCAGACGCTTCACCGGCAACCTGCAAGAGATTCACCTGTTGCTGAACTCCGAGGCCCTGGCCGATTGGCGGTTGGGGCTGGCGATGTACAAGGCGAGTGAAATCGATGCGGTGATGATCGGCAATCTGCCACAGGCGGCCCTGGTCGAGGTGGAGCGGCGCTTCCGCCAAGAGCGTAAAGTTTTCCCCGTTTATTACACAGTTGCATCCGGTTTCGACGTACGCCGGCCGCCGTTCGACGACGTGCGCGTGCGCGAAGCCTTCGCCAGAGCGTTAGATGTCATTCCCGTGCGTGCGGCGCAAGGCAAAGACCACTGGGCCATCGATCGCGGAGGCTGGATCCCGGCCAGGATGCCCGGACACCGGCCTGGCGTCGGTCTGCCTTATGATCTCGATCGGGCGCGCCAACTCTTGGCCGAGGCTGGCTACCCGGATGGTCGTGGCTTCCCGCCCATCCGCTTCCGTACTTTCTACACGCCCGAAGCCGAGCAGACCGTGCCGGCCTGGGTGGGGCAATGGCGCGACAACTTGGGCATCGACATCACAGCGGAGGTAGTGGCGCGCAGTGAGTATCTGGCTGGCCTGGCGGTCGATCGACCGCACGTCTTTGGGTTGTCGTGGTGGGGCAACTACCCCGACCCTGACGACTGGCTGCGCCAGGCGATGGCGCAGGTGCGGCGCTTCACCGGTTGGCAGAACCCGACTTATGATCGCCTGGTCGAAGAAGCGCGCCGGGAATTCGACCATGCCGCCCGAATGCGTCTCTACCACCAGGCCGAAGACCTGCTCTTACACGAGGCGTCGGTGGCGCCGATGTTTTATCCGCATATCCCGATGCTGGTCAAACCCTGGGTAAAGCACTATGCCACGGCCCCGATGCAGGGAGAACAGGGATGGAAGGCGATTGTGATCGAAGAACACTGA
- a CDS encoding glycoside hydrolase family 3 C-terminal domain-containing protein, whose translation MPPTGSPTTLNPLYFDVSRPIAERVDDLIARMTLEEKVSQMVSSAAALERLGIPAYHWWNECLHGVARAGVATVFPQAIGLAATWDVDLMAEVATAISDEARAKHHEFVRRGVRDIYTGLTLWSPNINIFRDPRWGRGQETYGEDPYLTGLMGITFIKGLQGDDPAYLKLAATPKHFAAHSGPEAIRHHFDVRVSEHDLRETYLPAFEACVKVGGAVSVMGAYNRVNGEPCCASPTLIGKILREEWGFDGHVVSDCWAIDDIFGGHKLVETPAEAAALAVKAGCDLECGCVFVSLIEAVEQGLIDEAAIDQAVRRLFTARFRLGMFDPPAQVRFASIPYELNDSPAHRALALQTARKSIVLLKNEPFPATDPQRPLLPLAKDIKSIAVIGPNADDLAVLLGNYNGTPSSAVTPLEGIRRKVSPKTVVYYAQGCHHAAEAPALQVVPSACLRALAGGAGQTGLRGDYFAVSGVGAAAVFTRVDPAIDFMWRLDSPLGGGATQPFRVCWTGVLIPPVSGRYQLGVRGSSAYGLWLDGREILPFADNEHHAFTRTVALDLEAGRLYDVRLDYANQGRDPQVQLLWAIPGQELAVEAVQSAEKAEVAVMVMGLSPALEGEEMPVNVEGFAGGDRTDIALPSTQEALLRQIQSLGKPVVLALLGGGALAVNWADAHVPSILEAWYPGEEGGSAIADVLFGDYNPGGRLPITFYKSVDQLPPFEDYSMDRRTYRYMTEAPLYPFGHGLSYSSFVYSEFTLSANEVAANDTLAISVMVTNTGGVAGDEVVQLYVQGESTSVARPIKELKGFARLSLSPGESRRVTFHLPVTQLAFYNAGMKLVVESGSFKAMVGSSSQDIRCKGVFAVTGLGQTAIEERAFVCPVSID comes from the coding sequence ATGCCCCCCACCGGCTCGCCGACCACCCTCAATCCACTCTATTTCGATGTCTCTCGACCGATTGCCGAGCGCGTAGATGATCTCATCGCCAGGATGACGCTGGAAGAGAAGGTCTCACAAATGGTTTCCAGCGCCGCTGCTCTCGAGCGCCTGGGCATCCCCGCCTACCATTGGTGGAACGAATGCTTGCACGGCGTCGCCCGCGCTGGCGTGGCAACGGTGTTTCCACAGGCTATCGGCCTGGCGGCGACGTGGGACGTCGACCTCATGGCAGAGGTTGCCACGGCCATTTCGGATGAGGCCAGGGCCAAGCACCACGAGTTCGTGCGCCGCGGCGTGCGCGACATCTACACCGGCCTCACTTTGTGGTCGCCCAACATCAACATCTTTCGCGACCCGCGTTGGGGTCGCGGCCAAGAGACCTACGGCGAGGATCCCTACCTGACCGGGCTTATGGGCATCACTTTCATCAAGGGTTTGCAAGGCGACGATCCGGCCTATCTCAAGCTGGCAGCGACCCCAAAGCACTTCGCCGCCCACAGCGGACCAGAAGCCATCCGCCATCACTTCGATGTACGCGTCAGCGAGCACGACCTGCGCGAGACCTACCTGCCTGCGTTCGAGGCGTGCGTGAAGGTAGGCGGGGCTGTCTCGGTGATGGGGGCCTATAACCGGGTGAATGGTGAGCCATGTTGCGCCAGTCCCACCTTGATCGGGAAGATCTTGCGCGAGGAATGGGGTTTCGATGGCCACGTGGTTTCCGATTGCTGGGCCATCGACGACATTTTCGGTGGCCACAAGCTGGTCGAAACGCCAGCCGAGGCGGCGGCTCTGGCGGTGAAGGCCGGCTGCGACCTGGAATGTGGATGCGTTTTCGTGTCCTTGATCGAAGCGGTCGAGCAGGGCTTGATCGACGAAGCAGCCATCGATCAGGCTGTGAGGCGGCTTTTCACGGCCCGATTCCGTCTGGGCATGTTCGATCCACCAGCACAGGTTCGCTTTGCCAGCATCCCCTACGAACTCAATGATTCGCCCGCACACCGCGCCCTGGCCTTGCAGACGGCAAGGAAATCGATCGTCCTGCTCAAGAACGAACCTTTTCCCGCGACCGATCCGCAGCGCCCGTTGCTGCCGCTGGCAAAGGATATCAAGTCCATCGCCGTCATTGGGCCGAACGCCGACGATCTGGCCGTGCTCTTGGGCAACTACAACGGCACGCCGTCGAGCGCGGTCACGCCGCTGGAGGGCATTCGCCGCAAGGTATCGCCGAAGACAGTGGTGTATTACGCTCAGGGCTGCCATCACGCGGCTGAGGCGCCGGCGCTTCAGGTTGTGCCATCTGCCTGTCTGCGAGCGTTGGCCGGCGGCGCAGGGCAGACCGGGCTACGCGGCGACTATTTTGCCGTCTCCGGCGTCGGGGCCGCTGCCGTCTTCACGCGCGTCGACCCTGCCATCGATTTCATGTGGCGTCTGGACTCGCCGCTGGGTGGAGGCGCCACACAGCCGTTCCGTGTCTGTTGGACTGGCGTGCTCATCCCGCCCGTCTCAGGACGTTACCAACTGGGGGTGCGTGGGTCGAGCGCTTATGGCCTCTGGTTGGATGGCCGCGAGATCCTGCCCTTTGCCGACAACGAACATCATGCCTTTACACGCACGGTTGCACTCGATTTGGAGGCCGGCCGGCTGTACGATGTCCGCCTCGATTACGCCAATCAGGGCCGTGATCCGCAGGTGCAATTGCTGTGGGCAATTCCGGGCCAGGAACTCGCCGTCGAAGCCGTGCAGTCAGCAGAGAAAGCCGAAGTCGCAGTCATGGTGATGGGGCTTTCGCCGGCGCTAGAAGGCGAAGAGATGCCGGTGAACGTCGAAGGCTTTGCGGGCGGCGACCGCACCGACATCGCCCTGCCGAGCACGCAAGAAGCCTTGTTGCGACAGATTCAGTCCCTGGGCAAACCGGTGGTCTTGGCGCTGTTGGGTGGCGGCGCCCTGGCCGTCAACTGGGCAGACGCCCATGTGCCCTCAATCCTGGAGGCATGGTATCCGGGAGAAGAAGGAGGGTCGGCCATTGCCGATGTCCTCTTCGGCGATTACAACCCCGGCGGGCGGCTGCCGATCACGTTCTACAAGTCAGTCGATCAATTGCCGCCGTTCGAAGACTACAGCATGGATCGCCGCACCTACCGCTACATGACCGAGGCGCCGCTTTATCCATTTGGTCACGGCCTGAGCTATTCGAGCTTTGTTTACAGCGAGTTCACTTTGTCCGCAAACGAAGTCGCCGCCAACGATACGCTTGCCATTTCCGTCATGGTCACAAACACGGGCGGAGTGGCAGGTGATGAGGTCGTGCAACTGTATGTGCAGGGCGAATCCACCAGCGTCGCGCGGCCGATCAAAGAACTAAAAGGCTTCGCCCGCCTTAGCCTATCCCCCGGCGAGAGCCGCCGCGTGACCTTTCACCTGCCGGTCACGCAACTTGCCTTTTACAACGCCGGCATGAAGCTGGTCGTCGAATCAGGTTCATTCAAAGCGATGGTTGGCTCGTCTTCGCAGGATATTCGCTGCAAGGGCGTGTTCGCGGTCACCGGTCTCGGCCAGACTGCCATCGAGGAACGCGCCTTCGTTTGTCCGGTTTCGATTGATTAA
- a CDS encoding extracellular solute-binding protein: MSDLMTCIVLELRVIRVPEVRRTSNVNTYLIHLAHQRRNTMSRKILSLLSMILIFAFVLAACAAPATPAPAAEPTAAPAEAEPTAAPAAEPVTVRWWHISTADEHKALWQKLADEYMAAHPNVTVEITVLENEAFKTKLTTTMQSGDPPDIFQSWGGGVMNEYANAGLLKDITADLDADGGAWRNTFAPGALGVYAYKDKNYGVPWDMGMIGWWYNKDLFAQAGIQAPPTTWAELLEDVKKLKAAGITPIALGEGDKWPGMHMWAYLVTRLGGKANFEGALLRTGSFTDKPFVDAGNKLQEMLALEPFQDGFLGATYGDEATAMGNGKAAMELMGQWAPAVEKDNSTDKQGIGDKLAWFPFPMVEGGAGDPGDAVGGGNGFAIGKNASPEAIDFVKYLTRAESQVQLAEIGVAIPVVKGGEAGLTDPLLQTLQKSLAAAKYFQLYYDQALPPAMGSVINDSTQGLFAGTLTPEQAAQAIEDSAKTELK, encoded by the coding sequence TTGAGCGACTTGATGACCTGCATTGTGCTGGAACTCCGGGTCATTCGCGTTCCCGAAGTCCGTCGCACCTCTAACGTGAACACTTATCTCATCCACTTAGCTCATCAAAGGAGAAACACCATGTCTCGCAAGATTCTTTCACTACTCAGCATGATCCTGATCTTTGCCTTCGTCCTGGCCGCTTGCGCAGCACCTGCGACGCCAGCCCCTGCCGCCGAACCCACCGCGGCCCCAGCCGAGGCCGAACCCACCGCAGCGCCAGCTGCCGAACCAGTCACCGTCCGCTGGTGGCACATCTCGACGGCAGACGAACACAAGGCGCTCTGGCAGAAGCTGGCGGATGAATACATGGCCGCCCACCCAAACGTAACCGTCGAGATCACGGTGTTGGAGAACGAAGCCTTCAAGACCAAGTTGACCACCACCATGCAATCCGGTGATCCACCCGACATTTTCCAGAGCTGGGGCGGCGGTGTGATGAACGAATACGCCAACGCCGGTCTGCTGAAGGATATTACGGCCGATCTCGATGCCGACGGCGGCGCCTGGCGCAACACGTTCGCACCCGGTGCTCTGGGCGTCTATGCCTATAAGGACAAGAACTACGGTGTGCCGTGGGACATGGGCATGATCGGCTGGTGGTACAACAAAGACCTGTTCGCTCAGGCCGGCATTCAGGCGCCACCCACCACTTGGGCAGAGCTGCTCGAGGATGTGAAAAAGCTCAAGGCCGCCGGCATCACCCCCATCGCTCTCGGCGAGGGCGACAAATGGCCTGGTATGCACATGTGGGCGTATCTTGTCACCCGACTCGGCGGCAAGGCCAACTTCGAGGGCGCGCTCCTGCGCACCGGCTCCTTCACCGACAAGCCGTTCGTAGACGCCGGCAACAAGCTCCAGGAGATGCTGGCACTCGAGCCGTTCCAGGACGGCTTCTTGGGTGCAACTTACGGTGATGAGGCCACCGCCATGGGCAACGGCAAAGCCGCCATGGAGTTGATGGGTCAGTGGGCGCCGGCCGTCGAAAAGGACAACAGCACTGACAAGCAGGGAATCGGCGATAAACTGGCTTGGTTCCCCTTCCCCATGGTCGAAGGGGGCGCTGGCGATCCGGGCGACGCGGTGGGTGGCGGCAATGGCTTTGCGATTGGCAAGAACGCTTCGCCAGAGGCCATTGACTTCGTCAAATATCTGACGCGTGCGGAATCGCAGGTGCAACTCGCCGAGATCGGTGTTGCCATACCCGTGGTCAAGGGTGGCGAGGCTGGCCTGACCGATCCGCTGCTGCAAACGCTCCAGAAGAGCCTTGCCGCCGCCAAGTACTTCCAACTGTACTACGATCAGGCGCTGCCCCCCGCGATGGGTTCTGTGATAAACGACAGCACCCAGGGTCTCTTCGCTGGCACGCTGACGCCTGAGCAGGCCGCCCAGGCTATCGAGGATTCGGCCAAGACGGAATTGAAGTAG
- a CDS encoding carbohydrate ABC transporter permease yields MTTSTYYPTGKRRRFWPRFWQYLILTIVVLIIFVPIVILVFGALKTRGEMYSQPYTLPIPPHWENYGRVLGQRSFWIMLRNSLVVMSAVTIAVVFICSLAAFVFARTDFRGKSLAFIVLTVGIMFPINVAILPVYLALRQIGWLNSLWGVIVVQTAFLLSANILILRGFFAAIPKELQDAAYIDGCTVFGFFWRILLPLARPALAAVAALTMVVSWNDLLVPLVIVDKDTLWTLPLGTMQFQGQYGQDLALVAAFVTLSAVPAVIFYLFAERQIVAGLTAGAVKG; encoded by the coding sequence GTGACGACCTCCACTTATTACCCCACCGGCAAACGGCGACGCTTCTGGCCGAGATTCTGGCAATACCTCATCCTCACCATCGTTGTCCTGATAATCTTCGTGCCCATCGTAATCCTGGTCTTCGGCGCTCTGAAGACTCGAGGAGAGATGTATTCACAACCCTATACCCTCCCCATTCCGCCGCACTGGGAAAACTACGGCAGGGTGCTGGGGCAGCGATCATTCTGGATCATGTTGCGCAACAGCCTGGTGGTGATGTCGGCAGTCACAATCGCCGTTGTCTTCATCTGCAGTCTGGCTGCCTTCGTCTTTGCGCGCACGGATTTTCGGGGCAAAAGCCTGGCATTCATCGTGCTCACAGTGGGCATCATGTTCCCTATCAACGTCGCCATCCTGCCCGTCTACCTCGCCTTGCGACAGATCGGCTGGTTGAACAGCCTTTGGGGCGTGATCGTGGTGCAAACCGCTTTTCTACTCTCAGCCAACATCCTGATCCTGCGCGGGTTCTTTGCCGCCATTCCAAAAGAGTTGCAGGATGCGGCCTATATCGATGGCTGCACCGTTTTTGGCTTCTTCTGGCGCATTTTGTTGCCATTGGCGCGGCCGGCGCTGGCTGCAGTCGCAGCTCTGACCATGGTCGTCAGCTGGAACGATTTGCTGGTGCCGTTGGTGATTGTAGACAAGGATACGTTGTGGACGCTGCCTTTGGGAACGATGCAGTTTCAGGGTCAGTACGGCCAGGACCTGGCGTTGGTGGCCGCCTTCGTTACCCTGTCCGCTGTGCCCGCGGTCATTTTCTATTTGTTTGCCGAGCGGCAGATCGTGGCTGGTTTGACCGCCGGCGCGGTGAAGGGATAG